Genomic segment of bacterium:
AATTTGATGAAACTTTTGAAGTTCACATGAGATTAGGTATTGAAGTAAAACACGCTGACCAACAAGTTAGAAGCACCGTCGTTCTTCCTTCCGGTACAGGTAAAGAAGTTAGGGTCGCTGTTGTTGCAAAAGGCGAAAAAATAAAAGAAGCTGAAGATGCAGGCGCTGAGTTTGTCGGAGCCGAAGATTTAGTTGAAAAAATTCAAGGCGGTTTCTTTGAGTTTGATGTGCTTGTTGCTACACCTGATGCAATGGGAATGCTCGGTAAACTCGGTAAAGTACTTGGTCCTAAAGGCTTAATGCCAAATCCTAAAACAGGAACAGTAACATTTAACGTTAAAGATGCCGTAAAAGAGCTTAAAGCAGGTAGAGTTGAATTTAGAGCCGATAAACAGGGAATGGTTCACGTTCCTATAGGAAAAATGAGCTTTACCCAGGATGCTTTAATGAAAAACTACGTAGCTTTAGCTGATGCTATTCTGAAAGCTAAACCTTCAGCAGCAAAAGGAACTTATTTGAAATCAGTTTATCTTTCC
This window contains:
- the rplA gene encoding 50S ribosomal protein L1 produces the protein MGKITKRQQKILELLEEREQPCTGAAAIETLQNISKEVSKFDETFEVHMRLGIEVKHADQQVRSTVVLPSGTGKEVRVAVVAKGEKIKEAEDAGAEFVGAEDLVEKIQGGFFEFDVLVATPDAMGMLGKLGKVLGPKGLMPNPKTGTVTFNVKDAVKELKAGRVEFRADKQGMVHVPIGKMSFTQDALMKNYVALADAILKAKPSAAKGTYLKSVYLSTTMGPGIKIDTKQISAEIKESLGH